The following are encoded together in the Halomonas halophila genome:
- a CDS encoding helix-turn-helix domain-containing protein: MTSAIRQFPLDTAIHHHAHDFHQIVIGLNGQAEFEIEGLGGSISALSGCIVPANHMHYYAGTGDNHQLVLDLPQDALSLTGHHHELARLFDAPRFFDLDASLARYLEFVLQELRLLASQGALSDLQQDRLAATLLGSLHARLSGDASSTGRPLDLSALDRYIDQHLSGQLRVADLAAQACLSEAHFTARFRAQTGLSPWRYVMRRRLETARRLIHESHLPLSEIAALTGFTNQSALSRAFRRDYGHPPSQLRRPGARRLASNAPMP, from the coding sequence ATGACCAGCGCGATCCGCCAGTTTCCTCTCGATACCGCCATCCACCATCATGCCCACGACTTCCACCAGATCGTGATCGGGCTCAATGGTCAGGCGGAGTTCGAGATCGAGGGCCTCGGCGGCTCGATCTCGGCGCTCTCGGGCTGCATCGTCCCGGCCAATCACATGCATTACTACGCCGGTACCGGCGACAACCATCAGCTGGTCCTCGACCTGCCGCAGGACGCGCTGTCGCTGACCGGCCATCACCATGAACTGGCCCGGCTGTTCGACGCCCCGCGCTTCTTCGACCTGGATGCCTCGCTGGCCCGCTATCTCGAGTTCGTGCTCCAGGAGCTGCGCCTGCTGGCCAGTCAAGGCGCCCTGAGCGACCTGCAGCAGGACCGCCTGGCTGCCACCCTGCTCGGCTCGCTGCATGCCCGGCTGTCCGGCGACGCCTCGTCGACGGGGCGCCCCCTGGATCTCTCGGCCCTGGACCGCTACATCGACCAGCACCTGAGCGGCCAGCTCCGGGTCGCCGACCTGGCGGCCCAGGCCTGCCTCAGCGAAGCCCACTTCACGGCACGCTTCCGCGCCCAGACCGGCCTCTCGCCGTGGCGCTACGTGATGCGTCGGCGCCTGGAGACGGCCCGACGCCTGATCCACGAGAGCCATCTGCCGCTCTCCGAGATCGCCGCGCTCACCGGATTCACCAACCAGAGCGCCCTCTCCCGCGCCTTTCGCCGCGACTACGGCCACCCCCCCAGCCAGCTGCGACGCCCGGGCGCCAGGCGACTCGCCAGCAACGCACCGATGCCTTAG
- the putA gene encoding bifunctional proline dehydrogenase/L-glutamate gamma-semialdehyde dehydrogenase PutA has product MLNANNMLEDATWRQDLDTLFARISEHYVVDENDFVEELIQALGAGHQDFARTAEKTAELVREIREMDTAVDTIDELLQQYSLDTHEGLMLMCLAEAMLRIPDKATADALIEDKLGPADWKAHLGKSESWMVNASTWGLLMTGRVVTLDKPQEGRPSGFINKMVNRMGEPVIRRAMVEAMKVMGKQFVLGRDIDEALKRSKPLFDKGYTYSYDMLGEAARTRRDAKRYFDDYARAIERVGKTSRTLSAKTPTPSISIKLSALHPRYEFGRRKQVLRELVGSVRELAQMARERDVAVTIDAEEVDRLELSLEVFRAVYESETCRGWGKFGLVVQAYSKRALPVLHYLNRLAEHQGDEIPLRLVKGAYWDSEIKESQQLGVDGYPVYTRKSATDVAYLVCSRFLLSDATRGRIFPQFATHNAHTITSILEQANAADRAFEFQRLHGMGEALYDAALKRAPQGTYCRIYAPTGAHKDLLPYLVRRLLENGANSSFVHQLVDPKVPVESLCVHPAETLRQYDSLANPQIPLPRDLYGPGRPNSKGANLNIRSQYQPLMDAMATHMDTVYEARPLLAFDVASDPAQTHEVTAPYDRRQRVGTVLWTTKTQAEQALDAAWAAFPRWEATPVGERADILRRFADLMEANMAELMALCSREGGKLLTDGVDEIREAVDFCRYYAVRAEELFAEPTRLPGPTGESNELMMGGKGVFAAISPWNFPVAIFCGQMVATAVAGNTVLAKPAEQTSIVAHRVVELLREAGMPRDVVQLLPGDGPTVGSVLTSDPRVTGVVFTGGTDTAQVINRALANRENAALPTLVAETGGMNAMIVDSTALPEQVVADVIHSAFQSAGQRCSALRVLYLQDDVADRVIQILEGAMAELHVGDPRDLGTDVGPVIDEDARRGLQAHIDRLKGEGRLLAETRLDPAHTAEGTFIAPSAFQIDGIDALEREQFGPVLHIVRYKAQDLDRVIESINGRGYGLTFGVHSRNESFAEEIAQKIRVGNVYVNRNIIGAVVGVQPFGGQGFSGTGPKAGGPHYLLRFATEKTVTINTAALGGNASLLALGDE; this is encoded by the coding sequence ATGCTCAACGCCAACAACATGCTGGAAGACGCCACCTGGCGTCAGGATCTCGACACCCTCTTCGCCCGCATCAGCGAACACTACGTGGTCGACGAGAACGACTTCGTCGAGGAGCTGATCCAGGCCCTCGGCGCGGGCCACCAGGACTTCGCCCGCACCGCCGAGAAGACCGCCGAGCTGGTACGCGAGATCCGCGAGATGGATACCGCCGTCGATACCATCGACGAGCTGCTCCAGCAGTACAGCCTGGATACCCACGAGGGCCTGATGCTGATGTGCCTGGCCGAGGCCATGCTGCGCATCCCCGACAAGGCCACCGCCGACGCCCTGATCGAGGACAAGCTCGGCCCCGCCGACTGGAAGGCGCACCTGGGCAAGAGCGAATCCTGGATGGTCAACGCCTCCACCTGGGGCCTGCTGATGACCGGCCGCGTGGTGACCCTGGACAAGCCCCAGGAAGGCCGTCCGTCCGGCTTCATCAACAAGATGGTCAACCGCATGGGCGAGCCGGTGATCCGGCGCGCCATGGTCGAGGCCATGAAGGTCATGGGCAAGCAGTTCGTCCTCGGCCGCGATATCGACGAGGCGCTCAAGCGCTCCAAGCCGCTGTTCGACAAGGGTTACACCTACTCCTACGACATGCTCGGCGAGGCCGCCCGCACCCGCCGTGACGCCAAGCGCTACTTCGACGACTACGCCCGCGCCATCGAGCGGGTCGGCAAGACCAGCCGTACGCTGTCCGCCAAGACGCCCACGCCGTCGATCTCGATCAAGCTCTCGGCGCTGCATCCGCGCTACGAGTTCGGCCGCCGCAAGCAGGTGCTGCGCGAGCTGGTCGGCAGCGTGCGCGAACTGGCCCAGATGGCCCGCGAGCGCGACGTGGCCGTGACCATCGACGCCGAGGAGGTCGACCGCCTGGAGCTGTCGCTGGAGGTGTTCCGCGCCGTCTACGAAAGCGAGACCTGCCGTGGCTGGGGCAAGTTCGGGCTGGTGGTCCAGGCCTACTCCAAGCGCGCCCTGCCGGTGCTGCACTACCTCAATCGCCTGGCCGAGCACCAGGGCGACGAGATCCCGTTGCGCCTGGTCAAGGGCGCCTACTGGGACAGCGAGATCAAGGAATCCCAGCAGCTGGGCGTGGACGGCTACCCGGTCTACACCCGCAAGTCCGCCACCGACGTGGCCTATCTGGTGTGCTCGCGCTTCCTGCTCTCCGACGCCACCCGCGGCCGGATCTTCCCGCAGTTCGCCACCCACAACGCCCATACCATCACCAGCATCCTCGAGCAAGCCAACGCCGCCGACCGGGCCTTCGAGTTCCAGCGCCTGCACGGCATGGGCGAGGCACTCTACGATGCGGCCCTCAAGCGCGCCCCCCAGGGCACCTACTGCCGCATCTACGCCCCCACGGGCGCCCACAAGGACCTGCTGCCCTACCTGGTGCGCCGGCTGCTCGAGAACGGCGCCAACTCGTCGTTCGTCCACCAGCTGGTCGATCCCAAGGTGCCGGTGGAATCGCTGTGCGTGCACCCGGCGGAGACCCTGCGCCAGTACGATAGCCTGGCCAACCCGCAGATTCCGCTGCCCCGCGATCTCTACGGGCCCGGTCGCCCCAACTCGAAGGGGGCAAACCTCAACATCCGCAGCCAGTACCAGCCGCTGATGGATGCCATGGCGACGCACATGGACACCGTGTACGAGGCGCGCCCGCTGCTGGCCTTCGACGTGGCCAGCGACCCGGCGCAGACCCACGAGGTGACCGCGCCCTACGACCGCCGCCAGCGCGTCGGCACGGTGCTGTGGACCACCAAGACACAGGCCGAGCAGGCCCTGGACGCCGCCTGGGCGGCCTTCCCGCGCTGGGAGGCGACGCCGGTGGGCGAGCGCGCCGACATCCTGCGTCGCTTCGCCGACCTGATGGAGGCGAACATGGCGGAGCTGATGGCGCTGTGTTCCCGCGAGGGCGGCAAGCTGCTCACCGACGGCGTCGACGAGATCCGCGAGGCGGTGGACTTCTGCCGCTACTACGCCGTGCGCGCCGAGGAGCTGTTCGCCGAACCGACCCGCCTGCCGGGGCCGACCGGCGAGTCCAACGAGCTGATGATGGGCGGCAAGGGCGTGTTCGCGGCGATCAGCCCCTGGAACTTCCCGGTGGCGATCTTCTGCGGCCAGATGGTCGCCACCGCCGTGGCCGGCAACACCGTGCTGGCCAAGCCCGCCGAGCAGACCTCGATCGTCGCCCATCGCGTCGTCGAGCTGCTGCGCGAGGCCGGCATGCCCCGCGACGTGGTGCAGCTGCTGCCCGGCGACGGTCCCACCGTCGGCAGCGTGCTGACCAGCGACCCGCGCGTCACCGGCGTGGTGTTCACCGGTGGCACCGACACCGCCCAGGTCATCAACCGCGCCCTGGCCAACCGCGAGAACGCCGCGCTGCCGACCCTGGTGGCCGAAACCGGCGGCATGAACGCCATGATCGTCGATTCCACCGCCCTGCCCGAGCAGGTCGTGGCCGACGTCATCCATTCGGCCTTCCAGAGCGCCGGCCAGCGCTGCTCGGCGCTGCGCGTGCTCTACCTCCAGGACGACGTGGCCGACCGCGTGATCCAAATCCTCGAAGGCGCCATGGCCGAGCTTCACGTGGGCGACCCGCGCGACCTGGGCACCGACGTGGGCCCGGTGATCGACGAGGACGCCCGCCGGGGCCTGCAGGCGCACATCGACCGGCTCAAGGGCGAGGGTCGGCTGCTGGCCGAGACCCGGCTCGACCCGGCGCATACCGCCGAGGGCACCTTCATTGCCCCCAGCGCCTTCCAGATCGACGGCATCGACGCCCTGGAGCGCGAGCAGTTCGGCCCGGTACTGCACATCGTGCGCTACAAGGCCCAGGACCTCGACCGGGTGATCGAATCGATCAACGGGCGCGGCTATGGCCTGACGTTCGGCGTGCACAGCCGCAACGAATCCTTCGCCGAGGAGATCGCGCAGAAAATTCGCGTTGGCAACGTATACGTCAACCGCAATATCATCGGGGCCGTCGTCGGGGTCCAGCCGTTCGGCGGCCAGGGCTTCTCCGGAACGGGCCCCAAGGCGGGTGGGCCCCACTATCTTCTGCGGTTCGCCACGGAAAAGACGGTGACGATCAATACCGCCGCACTCGGCGGCAATGCGTCACTGCTTGCGCTGGGAGACGAGTGA
- the putP gene encoding sodium/proline symporter PutP has protein sequence MVENNATIGFTFALYLIVMLGIGIIAYKRTSNLSDYILGGRSLGPWTSAISAGASDMSGWLLLGLPGAAYASGLSAGWIAVGLLAGTWLNWLLVARRLRVYSFRADDALTIPDFLAKRFRDNSQLLRVISAVFILLFFMFYTSSGLVAGAKLFDTVFGFDYTLALTIGTLAIISYTFFGGFLAVSWTDLIQGLMMAAALLIVPVVALTEMGGLGGSAQEILAANPDMLKWFTDASTGEALSVMGIVSSLAWGLGYFGQPHILARFAAIRSEKDIPTARRIAVSWSALGLLGAMAVGLLGTVYMARDLGDGETIFMVMVNAIFHPVIAGVLLAAILAAVMSTADSQLLVSSSALTDDFYKAIFRKDATQGELVWVGRFAVIGIAVIAYLLALNPDSTVLGLVSYAWAGFGAAFGPALIMSLFWRRMNTWGALAGIVVGGVTVVAWAQISGGIFDLYEIVPGVIFAYIAIVVVSLVTEAPTDDITAEFDSLEEAA, from the coding sequence ATGGTCGAAAACAACGCCACCATAGGCTTTACATTCGCGCTGTACCTGATCGTGATGCTCGGCATCGGGATCATCGCCTACAAGCGCACCAGCAACCTCTCCGATTACATCCTCGGCGGGCGCTCGCTGGGCCCCTGGACCTCGGCGATCTCCGCCGGGGCCTCGGACATGTCCGGCTGGCTGCTGCTGGGCCTGCCCGGCGCGGCCTACGCCAGCGGCCTGTCCGCGGGCTGGATCGCCGTCGGCCTGCTGGCCGGCACCTGGCTCAACTGGCTGCTGGTGGCACGTCGGCTGCGCGTCTACAGCTTCCGGGCCGATGACGCCCTGACGATCCCGGACTTCCTGGCCAAGCGCTTCCGGGATAACAGCCAGCTGCTGCGGGTGATCTCGGCGGTGTTCATCCTGCTGTTCTTCATGTTCTACACCAGCTCCGGCCTGGTGGCAGGGGCCAAGCTGTTCGACACGGTGTTCGGCTTCGACTACACCCTGGCGTTGACCATCGGCACCCTGGCGATCATCTCCTACACCTTCTTCGGGGGCTTCCTAGCGGTGTCCTGGACCGACCTGATCCAGGGCCTGATGATGGCCGCGGCGCTGCTGATCGTGCCGGTCGTGGCGCTGACCGAGATGGGGGGCCTGGGCGGCAGCGCCCAGGAAATCCTGGCGGCCAACCCGGACATGCTGAAGTGGTTCACCGACGCGTCCACCGGCGAGGCGCTGTCGGTGATGGGCATCGTCAGCTCGCTGGCCTGGGGCCTCGGCTATTTCGGCCAGCCGCACATCCTGGCCCGCTTCGCCGCCATCCGCAGCGAGAAGGACATCCCCACCGCACGCCGCATCGCGGTGAGCTGGAGCGCCCTGGGCCTGCTCGGTGCCATGGCCGTGGGCCTGCTCGGGACCGTCTACATGGCGCGTGACCTGGGCGACGGCGAGACCATCTTCATGGTCATGGTCAACGCCATCTTCCACCCGGTGATCGCCGGCGTGCTGCTGGCCGCCATCCTGGCCGCAGTAATGTCCACCGCCGACTCCCAGCTGCTGGTGTCGTCCTCGGCGCTGACCGATGACTTCTACAAGGCCATCTTCCGCAAGGATGCCACCCAGGGCGAACTGGTGTGGGTGGGCCGCTTCGCGGTCATCGGTATCGCCGTCATCGCCTACCTGCTGGCGCTGAACCCCGACTCCACGGTGCTGGGACTGGTGTCCTACGCCTGGGCAGGCTTCGGTGCGGCCTTCGGCCCGGCGCTGATCATGTCGCTGTTCTGGCGCCGCATGAACACCTGGGGCGCGCTGGCCGGCATCGTCGTCGGCGGCGTCACCGTGGTAGCCTGGGCCCAGATCTCCGGCGGCATCTTCGATCTCTACGAGATCGTGCCCGGCGTGATCTTCGCCTACATCGCCATCGTGGTGGTGAGCCTGGTGACCGAGGCGCCGACCGACGACATCACCGCCGAGTTCGACAGCCTCGAGGAAGCCGCCTGA
- a CDS encoding OmpW/AlkL family protein, with protein MKMTRLITATAIAAAGLVGAQSAMAYQAGDIYVRGGIAKSEVNDDIGSLNGDDIDVSDERGFSYGLGYQFHDKFGVELNGTQDIEHDVAIGGTNVGSVDRRPINLMLNYYPLGGTGSRIQPYAGAGLNYTDFNDVTVAGLDVDDSYGAAAQLGVDFALTDHLLVGAFANYADVSPDIEINGQDAGDIDVDPVTVGGGFTYRF; from the coding sequence ATGAAGATGACCCGTCTGATCACCGCCACCGCCATTGCCGCCGCCGGCCTCGTCGGCGCCCAGTCCGCCATGGCCTACCAGGCCGGCGACATCTACGTGCGCGGCGGCATCGCCAAGTCCGAAGTCAACGACGACATAGGCTCCCTCAACGGCGACGATATCGACGTCTCCGACGAGCGCGGCTTCTCCTACGGCCTGGGCTATCAGTTCCACGACAAGTTCGGCGTCGAGCTCAACGGCACTCAGGACATCGAGCACGATGTGGCCATCGGCGGCACCAACGTCGGCTCCGTGGACCGCCGCCCGATCAACCTGATGCTCAACTACTACCCGCTGGGCGGCACCGGATCGCGCATCCAGCCCTACGCTGGTGCGGGCCTCAACTACACCGACTTCAACGACGTGACGGTTGCCGGCCTGGATGTCGATGACTCCTACGGCGCCGCCGCCCAGCTTGGCGTGGACTTCGCCCTGACCGACCACCTGCTGGTCGGCGCCTTCGCCAACTACGCCGATGTCAGCCCCGACATCGAGATCAACGGCCAGGATGCCGGCGACATCGACGTCGACCCGGTCACCGTCGGCGGCGGCTTCACCTACCGCTTCTGA
- a CDS encoding OmpW/AlkL family protein, translating into MRRTLISTLIVATGLAASSQVLAYGAGDIYTRVGVAKVAPKSDNGDLASGTYEVDVQDDNGFAFTLGYRFTDKLGMELLAAEPFEHDIQLNGANLASTKHLPPTLTLQYYPLGGTQARVQPYAGVGVNYTHFSDEHIDGGDLELEDSWGAAAQLGVDLLIDEHWALNAAAWYLDIDTDAELGGTDIGNVEIDPLVVMGGISFRF; encoded by the coding sequence ATGCGCCGCACCCTGATTTCCACCCTGATCGTCGCCACCGGCCTCGCCGCCAGCAGCCAGGTGCTCGCCTACGGCGCCGGCGATATCTACACCCGCGTCGGCGTGGCCAAGGTCGCGCCCAAGAGCGATAACGGCGATCTCGCCAGCGGCACCTATGAGGTCGACGTTCAGGACGACAACGGCTTCGCCTTCACCCTGGGCTATCGCTTCACCGACAAACTGGGCATGGAGCTGCTGGCCGCCGAGCCCTTCGAGCACGACATTCAGCTCAACGGCGCCAACCTCGCCTCCACCAAGCACCTGCCGCCGACGCTGACCCTGCAGTACTATCCGCTGGGTGGCACCCAGGCGCGCGTGCAGCCCTATGCCGGCGTCGGCGTCAACTACACGCATTTCTCCGACGAGCACATCGACGGCGGCGATCTGGAGCTGGAAGACTCCTGGGGCGCGGCCGCCCAGCTGGGCGTCGACCTCCTGATCGACGAACACTGGGCCCTCAACGCCGCCGCCTGGTATCTCGACATCGACACCGATGCCGAGCTCGGCGGCACCGACATCGGCAACGTCGAGATCGACCCGCTGGTGGTGATGGGCGGCATCAGCTTCCGCTTCTGA
- a CDS encoding gamma-glutamylcyclotransferase family protein gives MPYYFAYGSNMNAARIEARIGTTRRALPGVLRDHALRFDKASRVAGISHANVVPADGERVEGALFELLAPEQIECMDPFEGYPHDYDRLRLPIHTGQGPIEAWVYVAAPGTTGEALRPAREYLDHLLAGKPFLSADYHARLADVEAIHGLDDETLKALGLSRHTAR, from the coding sequence ATGCCCTATTATTTCGCCTACGGCAGCAACATGAACGCCGCCCGGATCGAGGCGCGGATCGGCACGACCCGGCGTGCCCTGCCCGGGGTGCTGCGCGACCATGCCCTGCGTTTCGACAAGGCCTCGCGAGTGGCCGGCATCAGCCACGCCAACGTGGTGCCCGCCGACGGTGAGCGGGTCGAGGGAGCGCTGTTCGAGCTGCTCGCCCCGGAGCAGATCGAGTGCATGGACCCCTTCGAGGGCTACCCCCACGACTACGATCGGCTGCGCCTGCCCATCCACACGGGGCAAGGCCCCATCGAGGCCTGGGTCTATGTGGCCGCGCCGGGTACCACCGGCGAGGCGCTGCGGCCGGCGCGGGAGTATCTCGACCACCTCCTGGCCGGGAAGCCCTTCCTGAGTGCCGACTATCACGCCCGCCTGGCCGATGTGGAAGCCATCCACGGCCTCGACGACGAGACGCTCAAGGCGCTGGGGCTGTCGCGCCATACCGCCCGCTAG
- a CDS encoding YqcC family protein, with protein MTVHQELEQALRELESTMKASDLWRMEQPAPEAFNSSQPFCIDTMSLPQWLRFVFIARLEALVEARAPMPASCDVAPAVDAYLIQEGAKASQRVLMGKVVERIDQLVTEN; from the coding sequence ATGACCGTTCATCAGGAACTCGAGCAGGCATTGCGCGAACTCGAGTCCACCATGAAGGCGTCCGACCTGTGGCGCATGGAGCAGCCCGCGCCGGAGGCCTTCAACAGCTCCCAGCCGTTCTGCATCGACACGATGTCGCTGCCCCAGTGGCTGCGCTTCGTGTTCATCGCCCGGCTCGAGGCGCTGGTCGAGGCGCGCGCACCGATGCCGGCGAGCTGCGACGTGGCCCCCGCCGTGGACGCCTACCTGATCCAGGAAGGGGCGAAGGCCAGCCAGCGGGTGCTGATGGGCAAGGTGGTGGAGCGGATCGACCAGCTGGTCACCGAGAACTGA
- a CDS encoding amino acid ABC transporter ATP-binding protein, with protein sequence MIKVNQLVKRFGDSIVLDGIDLEIERGEIIVVIGPSGTGKSTLLRCLNFLERPDAGRLTLGDLEVDVTRASRADILAARRHTAFVFQNYALFANKTALENIAEGLIVVNRWPKAKAHARAREILERIGLADKANAYPASLSGGQQQRVGIGRAMAAQAEVILFDEPTSSLDPEWVDEVLALMKQLAAERQTMLVVTHEMAFARDVADRVVFMEGGRIVEQGPPSRLFQAPEDPRTRDFLRKVLPAAPA encoded by the coding sequence ATGATCAAGGTCAACCAACTCGTCAAGCGCTTCGGCGACAGCATAGTGCTGGACGGCATCGATCTGGAGATCGAGCGGGGCGAGATCATCGTGGTGATCGGCCCGTCGGGCACCGGCAAGTCGACCCTGCTGCGCTGCCTCAACTTCCTGGAGCGGCCCGACGCCGGCCGGCTGACCCTGGGCGACCTTGAGGTCGACGTGACCCGGGCCAGCCGCGCCGACATCCTGGCCGCGCGTCGGCACACCGCCTTCGTGTTCCAGAACTACGCGCTGTTCGCCAACAAGACGGCGCTGGAGAACATCGCCGAGGGCCTGATCGTGGTCAATCGCTGGCCCAAGGCGAAGGCCCATGCCCGGGCTCGGGAGATCCTCGAGCGCATCGGCCTGGCCGACAAGGCGAACGCCTATCCGGCCTCGCTGTCCGGCGGCCAGCAGCAGCGGGTCGGCATCGGCCGCGCCATGGCCGCCCAGGCCGAGGTGATCCTGTTCGACGAGCCGACCTCGTCGCTGGACCCGGAGTGGGTCGACGAGGTGCTGGCGCTGATGAAGCAGCTGGCCGCCGAGCGCCAGACCATGCTGGTGGTGACCCACGAGATGGCCTTCGCCCGGGACGTCGCCGATCGGGTGGTGTTCATGGAGGGCGGGCGCATCGTCGAGCAGGGCCCGCCCTCGCGGCTGTTCCAGGCACCCGAGGACCCGCGAACCCGGGACTTCCTGCGCAAGGTGCTGCCCGCCGCGCCGGCGTGA
- a CDS encoding amino acid ABC transporter permease produces the protein MSVLDFDYMLGLAPILLGYLPLTLAMAAAGMVLALALACGLAVIRVLKLPGLNGITLLFISFFRGTPLLVQLFLFYYGLPQVLAFLTQIDGITATIMGLTLHFSAYMAESIRAAIVGVDRSQTEAALSIGMTNGQLMRRIVLPQATRVAVPTLMNYFIDMIKATSLAFTLGVTELMGATQKEAAGSFLYFEAFITVAVIYWAIVELLAWCQRRLERRLNEAYRR, from the coding sequence ATGAGCGTGCTCGATTTCGACTACATGCTGGGGCTCGCGCCCATTCTGCTCGGCTATCTGCCGCTGACCCTGGCGATGGCCGCGGCGGGGATGGTGCTGGCCCTGGCCCTGGCCTGCGGACTGGCGGTGATACGGGTGCTGAAGCTTCCGGGGCTGAACGGCATCACCCTGCTGTTCATCTCCTTCTTCCGCGGTACCCCGCTGCTGGTGCAGCTGTTCCTGTTCTACTATGGCCTGCCCCAGGTGCTGGCTTTCCTGACCCAGATCGATGGCATCACCGCCACCATCATGGGGCTGACGCTGCACTTCTCGGCCTACATGGCGGAGTCGATCCGCGCCGCCATCGTCGGCGTGGACCGCAGCCAGACCGAGGCGGCGCTGTCCATCGGCATGACCAACGGCCAGCTGATGCGGCGGATCGTGCTGCCCCAGGCCACCCGGGTGGCCGTGCCGACGCTGATGAACTATTTCATCGACATGATCAAGGCCACCTCCCTGGCATTCACTCTCGGCGTCACCGAGCTGATGGGGGCCACTCAGAAGGAGGCGGCGGGCAGCTTCCTCTATTTCGAGGCCTTCATCACCGTGGCGGTGATCTACTGGGCCATCGTCGAGCTGCTGGCCTGGTGCCAGCGGCGCCTGGAACGCCGACTCAACGAGGCCTATCGCCGATGA
- a CDS encoding amino acid ABC transporter substrate-binding protein translates to MLRRFTLTFLAAGAIAFSGGAFAQDTTLRVGMSGGYFPFTFVEQDTLKGFEVDVMNAVGEAMGAEVTFVTANFSGLFGMLESGRIDTIANQITITEEREAKYVFTAPYVYDGAQVVVKEGNDAIDGVEDLRGKRVAVNLGSNYEQLLRELPYADDIDIRTYESNIEQDTALGRVDAFVMDRVSASQVIKEKPLPLQLAGQPFSEIHNALPFRDTEQGRALRDEVDAALEALREDGTLADISERWFGNDITRP, encoded by the coding sequence ATGCTTCGTCGCTTCACTCTGACGTTTCTCGCCGCCGGCGCCATCGCCTTCTCCGGCGGCGCCTTCGCCCAGGACACGACGCTCCGGGTCGGCATGTCGGGCGGTTATTTCCCCTTCACCTTCGTCGAGCAGGACACCCTCAAGGGCTTCGAGGTCGATGTCATGAACGCGGTGGGCGAGGCGATGGGCGCCGAGGTGACGTTCGTGACCGCCAATTTCTCCGGCCTGTTCGGCATGCTGGAGTCCGGTCGCATCGATACTATCGCCAACCAGATCACCATCACCGAGGAGCGCGAGGCGAAGTATGTCTTCACCGCGCCCTACGTCTATGACGGCGCCCAGGTGGTGGTCAAGGAGGGCAATGACGCGATCGACGGCGTCGAGGACCTGCGCGGCAAGCGCGTGGCGGTGAACCTCGGCTCCAACTACGAGCAGCTGCTGCGTGAGCTGCCCTACGCCGACGACATCGATATCCGCACCTACGAGAGCAATATCGAGCAGGACACCGCGCTGGGCCGCGTCGATGCCTTCGTCATGGATCGCGTCAGTGCCAGCCAGGTGATCAAGGAGAAACCGCTGCCGCTGCAGCTGGCCGGCCAGCCGTTCTCCGAGATCCACAACGCCCTGCCGTTCCGCGACACCGAGCAGGGACGTGCCCTGCGCGACGAGGTCGACGCGGCGCTCGAGGCCCTGCGCGAGGACGGCACCCTGGCCGATATCTCCGAGCGCTGGTTCGGCAACGACATCACGCGGCCCTGA